In one window of Episyrphus balteatus chromosome 3, idEpiBalt1.1, whole genome shotgun sequence DNA:
- the LOC129916451 gene encoding neprilysin-2: MCSGTFSGRLFSFGILCVLAFCGTRCNFVVVADVVAWNSTIEQATQHFIRQLLASVDNSRSPCDDFHGFICNKQQNSTQFVQRPSEEEIFQKFIQNNDNDDQLMDSELMLKNFYESCQNARTVEHLKKTQLYRITGGWPAIEGGGASRNRESPSWMSVVAAFHDIGVDYFFSHRVEIKSNRRTVELKANSDFKHSLRENTHLAEQLLQNFGMNQAEARLKALDFAGLEGYRREVMAEAGNGVSTSMTYGEFKAKFDNMDWDIYFRRVLGKPLKDTDGIRLEDEQKLELVFSMLSKTPNTRLLNYVWIDYLLDKSTASCLDLVKEYFQPLYRYIVQRTTIDRRRMANMFSEIGSVYQSLLPDSIWIDEISHQKSKLYLGKMIHTTLNGDEKLDADYARLTLTKKNFYRNLEKCQKFTDSTMDSKVAPSTSSSSAVSVSDLYEFFMGPMYNELLPQPLYFGSIGEAFAEKMIDGGGSLTPGSWRSSDSDEKFVEFEGCLREQNGNFALTPAIGNNLVRRILAERQTYEALRNWIAGNVDAVNRIRGLLETLDVDSSRGGWQNDLNLEKLFFFISVYTHCPEDKDFVNTYLKNSRDFAETFGCPSGSRLKPLKVCSVL, translated from the coding sequence ATGTGTTCGGGGACTTTTAGCGGTCGACTTTTCTCATTTGGAATTCTCTGTGTTTTGGCATTTTGCGGTACTCGCTGCAACTTTGTCGTTGTCGCTGATGTCGTCGCTTGGAATTCAACAATAGAACAAGCCACCCAACATTTTATCCGCCAATTGCTAGCTAGTGTGGACAATAGCCGATCCCCATGTGACGACTTCCATGGCTTCATTtgcaacaaacaacaaaattcaACCCAATTCGTTCAACGTCCTAGCGAAGAAGAGATATTCCAAAAGTTCATACAAAACAATGACAATGACGACCAACTCATGGACTCGGAATTGATGTTGAAAAATTTCTACGAATCGTGTCAAAATGCCCGCACCgttgaacatttaaaaaagacCCAGTTGTATCGGATAACTGGGGGCTGGCCGGCGATAGAGGGCGGTGGTGCCTCAAGAAATCGCGAATCACCCTCATGGATGAGTGTTGTGGCAGCATTTCATGACATTGGTGTCGACTATTTCTTTAGTCATCGTGTTGAGATAAAAAGCAATCGGCGAACTGTGGAACTTAAGGCGAATTCAGATTTCAAACACTCCCTCAGGGAGAACACACATTTGGCGGAACAACTTCTTCAGAATTTCGGTATGAACCAAGCCGAGGCACGATTGAAGGCATTGGATTTCGCGGGGCTTGAAGGTTATCGTCGGGAAGTTATGGCTGAGGCGGGAAATGGTGTTTCAACTTCCATGACTTACGGCGAATTCAAGGCGAAATTCGATAACATGGACTGGGACATTTATTTCCGTCGGGTTTTGGGGAAACCACTGAAGGACACCGATGGCATTCGCCTCGAAGACGAACAAAAACTCGAACTTGTATTCAGTATGTTGTCGAAAACACCCAATACCCGCCTTCTTAACTACGTTTGGATAGATTACCTTTTGGACAAGAGTACAGCAAGTTGTTTGGATTTGGTAAAAGAATACTTCCAACCCCTTTATCGTTACATTGTTCAACGGACGACAATCGATAGACGTCGTATGGCAAACATGTTTTCAGAAATCGGTAGTGTCTATCAGTCCCTCTTGCCCGATTCCATTTGGATTGACGAGATATCACATCAAAAGTCAAAATTGTATTTGGGTAAAATGATTCATACGACTTTAAATGGCGATGAAAAGTTGGATGCGGATTATGCCCGATTGACTCTGACGAAGAAGAATTTCTATCGTAATCTAGAAAAGTGTCAGAAATTTACTGATTCAACAATGGATTCGAAGGTGGCGCCATCTACCTCGTCTTCGTCTGCAGTATCTGTTAGtgatttgtatgaatttttcatgGGACCAATGTATAATGAACTATTGCCACAGCCATTGTATTTTGGATCGATTGGGGAGGCATTTGCTGAGAAGATGATCGATGGTGGTGGAAGTTTGACACCCGGCAGTTGGCGAAGTAGCGATTCGGATGAAAAGTTTGTCGAATTCGAGGGTTGTTTGAGGGAGCAAAATGGTAATTTTGCATTAACCCCAGCTATAGGGAATAATCTGGTGCGAAGGATATTGGCAGAGAGACAAACTTATGAAGCTCTAAGGAATTGGATAGCTGGCAATGTGGATGCGGTAAATCGGATTCGTGGTCTTTTAGAAACACTCGACGTCGACAGCAGTCGTGGGGGATGGCAAAATGATTTGAATTTGGAAAagttgttcttttttatttccgttTATACACATTGTCCTGAGGATAAGGACTTTGTTAATACATATTTAAAGAACTCGAGGGATTTTGCTGAGACATTTGGATGTCCGAGTGGTAGTCGACTGAAGCCACTTAAGGTTTGTAGTGTATTGTAG